The following coding sequences lie in one Miscanthus floridulus cultivar M001 chromosome 9, ASM1932011v1, whole genome shotgun sequence genomic window:
- the LOC136481908 gene encoding cytochrome P450 78A5-like encodes MKTEVITTMIYMVFLVHFAISISPNTQPSWLFPLVSLSLAVVTVTLPFVVTTTLHAHRNAGATATIPGPRGWPLVGSLPAVSGPLMHRRLATLADAHGARRLMSLTLGATPVVISSHPDTAREILSGAAFVDRPPKGAARELMFCRAIGFAPAGEYWRRLRRVAGTGMLSPRRMAALGGLRCCIADDMVRRVADQMERSGEVAMRALLQRASLESMAGSVLGLKGVVVSEELGEMVREGYELVGMFNLGDHYYKTPWGPLMDLWGVGPMCRGLAARVRGYFGKIIEERRVVGDYHERDDLLSYMLSLPEEERLEDSDVIAVLWEMIFRGVDVVAILLEWAMARMSLHSDIQSKAQEEMDAAVGRLRPITDSDVPSLRFLQWILKETLRMHPPGPLLSWARLAVQDARVGKHVVPAGTTAMVNMWAISHDEAIWGDPWVFRPERFAEEEVSVLGSDLRLAPFGSGRRVCPGRMMGLATAQLWLGRLLQEYRWLPPPANKPVRLAECLRLSMEMKTPLVCRAVPRRRGGPAAA; translated from the exons CCTAACACACAGCCCTCGTGGCTCTTCCCTCTCGTGTCTCTCTCCCTTGCCGTGGTGACGGTTACACTGCCATTCGTGGTCACCACCACCCTCCATGCACATAGGAATGCCGGCGCTACCGCCACCATCCCGGGGCCACGAGGGTGGCCGCTGGTAGGCTCCCTACCGGCTGTGTCCGGCCCACTCATGCACCGCCGCCTGGCCACGCTGGCCGATGCGCACGGCGCGCGCCGCCTCATGTCGCTCACCCTCGGCGCCACCCCCGTGGTGATCAGCAGCCACCCGGACACGGCACGGGAGATCTTGTCTGGCGCCGCTTTCGTGGACCGCCCGCCCAAGGGCGCGGCACGGGAGCTCATGTTCTGTCGTGCCATAGGCTTCGCCCCCGCGGGCGAGTACTGGCGTCGCCTCCGTCGCGTCGCGGGCACCGGCATGCTCTCCCCGCGCCGCATGGCCGCGCTCGGGGGCCTCCGCTGCTGCATCGCCGACGACATGGTCAGGCGCGTCGCTGACCAGATGGAGAGGTCCGGGGAGGTGGCCATGAGAGCCTTGCTCCAGAGGGCCTCCCTAGAGAGCATGGCGGGCAGCGTGCTGGGCCTCAAGGGTGTCGTTGTTAGTGAGGAGCTGGGTGAGATGGTCAGGGAAGGGTATGAGCTCGTGGGCATGTTCAACCTAGGAGACCACTACTACAAGACACCATGGGGCCCGCTGATGGACCTCTGGGGGGTGGGGCCCATGTGCAGGGGGCTGGCAGCTAGGGTTAGAGGGTATTTTGGGAAGATCATTGAGGAGAGGAGGGTGGTAGGGGACTACCACGAGAGGGACGACCTGCTCAGCTACATGCTTTCGCTGCCAGAGGAGGAGAGGCTAGAGGACTCTGATGTGATTGCTGTGCTGTGG GAGATGATCTTCCGTGGCGTGGACGTCGTGGCGATACTCCTGGAGTGGGCCATGGCCCGCATGTCGCTCCACTCAGACATCCAATCCAAGGCCCAGGAGGAGATGGACGCAGCGGTGGGCCGCCTCCGTCCCATCACCGACTCCGACGTCCCGAGCCTGCGCTTCCTCCAGTGGATCCTCAAGGAGACGCTCCGGATGCACCCGCCGGGCCCGCTCCTCTCCTGGGCGCGCCTGGCGGTGCAGGACGCGCGGGTAGGCAAGCACGTGGTGCCGGCGGGGACGACGGCCATGGTGAACATGTGGGCCATCTCGCACGACGAGGCCATCTGGGGAGACCCCTGGGTGTTCCGGCCGGAGAGGTTCGCGGAGGAGGAGGTGAGCGTGCTGGGGTCCGACCTCAGGCTGGCGCCGTTCGGGTCCGGCCGCAGGGTGTGCCCTGGCCGGATGATGGGCCTCGCCACCGCGCAGCTCTGGCTCGGACGCCTCCTGCAGGAGTACCGGTGGCTGCCACCGCCGGCCAACAAGCCCGTCAGGCTCGCCGAGTGCCTCCGCCTGTCCATGGAGATGAAGACGCCCCTCGTCTGCCGCGCGGTTCCTCGTCGTCGCGGAGGACCTGCTGCTGCTTGA
- the LOC136479872 gene encoding uncharacterized protein, which produces MGQCSSSQTWTMQRSCLLKFPKDDYKALAPDENSKVLDGKALYTMARGMPHGRVLIGDGAMDNACVLVHAKSASVMPPNHDKYRSVIAENERLKETNGLLIEENGVHRDLVMRIYADFKKEPPADLLQRLANIDARRNQTTSLSLGGSESVDNGWYNYNYNDDEFDDDYIVDGADEEDYTDEDSTDDEADEDMSGDDGMYEEDDHDDIYDEANNLQNADWELDNDGNGCRDVENVQGDDEHLIGHARNKKMRVATDGSGTRHGNANGSK; this is translated from the exons ATGGGGCAGTGCTCCAGCAGCCAGACATGGACGATGCAGCGTAGTTGTTTGTTGAAATTCCCCAAG GATGACTACAAAGCACTAGCTCCAGATGAGAATTCAAAAGTACTTGATGGGAAAGCATTGTACACCATGGCACGTGGAATGCCCCATGGCCGTGTTCTAATAGGCGATGGTGCTATGGATAATGCATGTGTTCTAGTACATGCCAAATCAGCATCGGTTATGCCACCCAATCATGATAAGTATCGAAGTGTGATCGCTGAAAATGAGCGATTGAAAGAAACTAATGGGCTACTCATTGAGGAAAATGGTGTCCATCGTGACCTTGTCATG AGAATTTATGCGGATTTCAAAAAAGAACCACCTGCTGATCTGCTGCAGCGCCTAGCAAACATTGATGCCCGCCGCAACCAG ACTACAAGTTTATCACTTGGAGGCTCTGAATCTGTTGATAATGGTTGGTACAACTACAACtacaatgatgatgaatttgatgatgATTACATTGTTGATGGCGCTGATGAGGAGGATTACACTGATGAGGATAGCACTGATGATGAAGCTGATGAGGACATGTCAGGTGATGATGGCATGTACGAGGAAGATGATCATGATGACATTTATGATGAAGCCAATAATCTACAGAATGCTGACTGGGAACTGGATAATGATGGCAATGGCTGCAGAGATGTTGAAAATGTCCAAGGTGACGATGAGCACTTAATTGGCCATGCACGCAACAAAAAGATGAGAGTGGCAACAGATGGGAGTGGCACACGACATGGTAACGCCAATGGCTCCAAGTGA
- the LOC136481909 gene encoding F-box protein At1g67340-like, with the protein MRKPTTRSLSKHGSCGGGNSKAATLPAKQKVVVPGHRGVVVDAFDCLPDDLVLAVLAGLAARAGCPADLAAAALPCRRFRDLAAHPAVLSRASAAAVAVPAGRWSDAAHRFLRRCAAAGNLHACYFLGMVRFYCIGSRTTGAELVARAAAGGHGAALYALAVVQFNGSGGDKADKDPRAGVALCARAAWLGHVPALRELGHCLQDGYGARRDAAAGRHFLLHAAARELVSSSPHRRRNGDEEEDAASRFMVEWWALDDAKTGGGEGDGSDADADVRLCSHPQCGRRETRRHEFRRCSACGSAIYCSRACQALDWKRVHRAQCAAAACRWWVAAAGNAQ; encoded by the exons ATGAGGAAGCCGACGACGAGGAGCCTCAGCAAGCACGGCAGCTGCGGCGGCGGTAATAGTAAGGCGGCCACGCTACCGGCGAAGCAGAAGGTCGTCGTGCCCGGCCACCGTGGCGTCGTCGTCGACGCGTTTGACTGCCTCCCCGACGACCTCGTGCTGGCCGTGTTAGCCGGGCTCGCGGCGCGCGCCGGGTGCCCCGCCGACCTCGCTGCGGCGGCACTACC GTGCAGGAGGTTCCGGGACCTTGCGGCGCACCCCGCCGTGCTGTCGCGTGCGTCAGCGGCGGCCGTCGCCGTGCCTGCGGGGAGGTGGTCGGATGCGGCGCACCGGTTCTTGCGGCGGTGCGCAGCCGCCGGCAACCTCCACGCCTGCTACTTCCTCGGCATG gtgAGGTTCTACTGCATCGGGAGCAGGACGACGGGAGCGGAGCTAGtggcgcgcgcggcggcgggcgggcaCGGGGCGGCGCTGTACGCGCTCGCCGTGGTGCAGTTcaacggcagcggcggcgacAAGGCGGACAAGGACCCGCGCGCGGGGGTGGCGCTGTGCGCGCGCGCCGCGTGGCTCGGCCACGTCCCGGCGCTCCGCGAGCTCGGCCACTGCCTCCAGGACGGCTACGGCGCGCGCCGCGACGCCGCGGCCGGACGCCACTTCCTGCTCCATGCCGCCGCGCGCGAGCTCGTCTCCTCCTCGCCGCACCGCCGACGAAacggagatgaagaagaagacgcTGCCAGTAGGTTCATGGTGGAGTGGTGGGCGCTGGATGACGCCAAGacaggaggaggagaaggcgaCGGcagcgacgccgacgccgacgtgcgcCTGTGCTCTCACCCGCAGTGCGGGCGGCGGGAGACGCGGCGGCACGAGTTCCGGCGGTGCTCCGCGTGCGGGTCCGCCATCTACTGCTCGCGTGCGTGCCAGGCTCTGGATTGGAAGCGCGTGCACCGCGCCCAGTGCGCGGCCGCCGCTTGCCGGTGGTGGGTCGCCGCCGCCGGGAACGCGCAGTGA